From Oncorhynchus mykiss isolate Arlee chromosome 25, USDA_OmykA_1.1, whole genome shotgun sequence, a single genomic window includes:
- the tmem234 gene encoding transmembrane protein 234, producing the protein MVSVVEVLCLLLVAVLWGCTNPFLKRGTEGIEHVKKDSKLLHFLAEVKFLFLNIKYLIPFLLNQSGSLVYYFTLAATDLSLAVPVANSLTFLFTMLTGKLLGEEFGGKRAVGGMVLTMVGITLCIVSSIGETENKGQQNGTKVSP; encoded by the exons ATGGTGTCCGTGG TGGAGGTACTATGCCTCCTGCTGGTAGCTGTGCTGTGGGGCTGCACCAACCCATTTCTGAAGAGAGGCACAGAGGGGATTGAACATGTGAAAAAGGATAGCAAGCTTCTTCACTTCCTGGCAGAGGTTAAGTTCCTGTTTTTAAACATCAAG TACCTGATACCATTCCTACTGAATCAGAGTGGGTCCTTGGTGTACTACTTCACCCTTGCCGCCACAG ATCTGTCTCTGGCTGTGCCCGTGGCCAACTCCCTCACCTTCCTCTTTACCATGCTCACTGGGAAGCTACTCGGGGAGGAGTTTGGAGGGAAAA GAGCTGTTGGAGGGATGGTCCTCACCATGGTGGGCATCACTCTATGCATAGTGAGCTCTATCGGTGAGACTGAGAACAAGGGGCAGCAGAATGGCACAAAGGTCTCACCATAG